GTTATGTTCTGGTGGAAAGGAATCAGCAGAACATCTGTTTTTTGCTTGTTCTTTTTCTGCTACAATTTGGCAAGCTGTGCTGAAGAAACTGGGAATTCATAGGAGGAGTGCAGGTCTTGCTTATGAGCTTGGAGAGGCGGCTAAAGCTAGCAAGAAAACTGGTTGCATTGCTAAGCTTTATGTTATGTGTTTCACAGAAGCAATCTATAGCATTTGGCTTATGAGGAATTCTGTTGTTTTCAAGAATCATGTGAAATCGTCTGAGTACTTTTGTTAAAGAAATTTTGTTTAGAGTGGCTTGTAGAAGTTCTGATGAACTAAGAAGTAGATTGCTGCAAGATTAATTGTTTCTTGTAGTTTGAGGTTTTGTGGCCTGGCTTTCCTGTAATTCTTGGGTTTTTTGCCCTTGATCTTTGGTATTAATATAATCCTAAtattaattgcca
This genomic stretch from Spinacia oleracea cultivar Varoflay chromosome 3, BTI_SOV_V1, whole genome shotgun sequence harbors:
- the LOC110798379 gene encoding uncharacterized protein — its product is MQNWGLNCSDDCVLCSGGKESAEHLFFACSFSATIWQAVLKKLGIHRRSAGLAYELGEAAKASKKTGCIAKLYVMCFTEAIYSIWLMRNSVVFKNHVKSSEYFC